The genomic interval CGATCTGAAGGCCGGCAATGATCTCCCGAAGATCACCCTCATGGAGACGTGCCTGGATGGTTCCGGCGAGAACTGCCCGGTCGCCAGGACGGAGCGCCCGTGCGCGGACAACCCGAACAAGTCCTGCAAGCTGGCGGACATCTTCCACTCCACGCCCGTGACGGTGGAGCCGCCCGCCGAGCCCTTCCTGTGCACCCTGGGCTTGAGCGGCCAGTGCGTGTCCACGCTCTACGAGGACTTCTCCACCTCCATCAGCAACGAGCCGCGGTGCGCGACGGGCAGTCCCAAGCCCTGCTACATGCCCACGCCCATGTCTCCGGATCGCAGCTCGACGCTGAAGTACGGCGCGTATGACGAGTACCGGAAGAACAACGAGAAGCGCGACCGCATCGCGCTGGTGGGCTCCAACGGCGGCATGCTCCACGCCATCCACGTGGGCACGGTCCTCCCCAACAAGGAAAAGAACGGCGCCCTGGACGACATCTACGACATCGGCACCGGCCAGGAGATGTGGGCCTTCATCCCGCCGGACCTGATGCCCAAGCTGGGCCTGCTGGTGAACGGCCACGACTACTTCGTGGACGGCACGCCCATGGTGCGTGACATCTGGGCGGACGGCCTGGTGGGTGCCAAGGACGGCATCAAGCAGACGGCGGAGTTCCGCACCCTCGCCGTCATCACCGAGCGCGGTGGTGGTCAGCGCTACGTGGGCCTGGACGTGACGGATCCGCGCGAGATGCTGAAGGTGGACGGCAAGCCCTTCCGCTGGATGTTCCCCAACGCGTGCGACCCCGTGTCGTCCTCCATGGGTCAGTCCTGGTCCAACTTCGCGCCCAAGCCGCCGCCCATCGGGCCGGTGCGCCTCGAGGCCCTCACCGGTCCCACGCCCAACACCACCCGTGGCTGGGAGGAGCGGTGGATCACCGTGCTCAACGGTGGCTACAGCCCGGACCTCTCGCGCGGCCGCGGCGTGTACATGGTGGACGCCTGGACGGGTGAGACGCTGTGGTCCGCCGAGGCCCACCCCACCAACAACGGCTCCACCACGCCCTACCAGGCCGTGCTCAACCACATGCAGCCCGTGGTGGCCTCGGCGTCCCTGGTGGACATCGGCAAGGCGGAGAACGTGCAGTACGACCTGGACGGCTTCTTCGACACGATGGTCGTCGGCGACATGGGCGGCCAGGTGTGGACGTTCCGCTTCTGGGAGCCGGGCAAGCTGGACGGCACCGGCCGGGTGACGAACTGGTTCGGCTCGCGCTCGCTGGAGATGGCGCGTGACGACGGCTCGTCCAACGGACCGCGCAACGCCTTCCAGAAGGCGCCCATCTTCCACGTGGCCTCCAACATCCTGCAGCCGGAGACGGGCTGGCTGCGCAGCTTCGTGGGTACGGGCGACCGCCAGCACATGCGCACCACGCCGGGCGCGGACTGCGGTCCGGACGACCTGCTGGCCTGCATCCGGCTCAAGTGCGACGTGAGGGCCGAGTTCTCCGGCGACGTCAACGGCAGGCGGCGCACCAACATCCTGCAGTACTCCGGTGGCCAGCTGGTGACCAACGATGAGAAGTGGAACGGCGCCGTGGAGGCGACGTGCGGCTCCTCGAAGATGGAGCTGACGAACCTCGACATCAGCTGCCCCGCCTCGTCGATCGGCAGCAGCACGTACGCGGCGACGACGAAGACCGAGTCCTCGTGCACCAAGTCCAGTGGCATGTGGACGTGCACCAAGGCCAACCTCAACACCAGCACGCACGGTGACCTGAAGCTGACCGATAGCGACAAGGCCCTGGTGGTGGGCAACCGCTACTTCGGCTTCCACTCGTACGGCGGCGCGGTGCGCAAGTTCAACAGCGAGGCCACCGCGGTCGCGTTCGACGGCCTGCGCGTGACGGACACGCCTGGCTTCGACTGCGGCACGGGCAAGGTCTGCTCCCTGATGGACGTCACCATTCCGGACAGCGCCTACCAGGAGTTCACTGACTCCTCGGGCAACATCCTGCGCTACCTGCCCGTGGGCGAGCTGCTCAAGTCCACGACGAAGCGCGGTCTGACGGAGGGACCGGGCTGGTTCGTCAGGTACAACGGTCTGCAGGAGCGCACGGCGGCCGGTTCCACCGTGCTCGCGGGCGTCGTCTTCTGGCCCAGCTTCGCGCCGTCCGCGGGTGTCGGTGCCGCGGCCTGCTCGCTGTCTGGCATCGGTGACATGTCCTACTCGTGGCAGGCGGACGTCATCACCGGTCTGCCGGATCAGTCCGAGGGCTTCCGGGTGATGGATGACACGGGCAAGCTGCTCGGGTACCTGCCCAACAAGGCGCGTCCGACGTCGGCGCCCCCGACCGAGGCTCCGCCCATCATCTCGCTGTCGAAGACGGGCGGCATCCGCTACGAGGTGGCGGTGACGAACCCGGGTGATGCGCCCAGGACCGAGAAGCTGCGCGACAAGAGCAACGTGACGCCGGACGTGTACTGGCTCGAGGTGCCGCGCAACCTGCACGAGTGCCGTCACGAGAACGCCGAGAACTGCGACTGAGTCCGGCGTGGTGGTGAGCCGGGCCTCCGACGAGGCCCGGTGAGCCCATCCCCTCTCCCCCCTGTGTGGGAGAGGGGATTTTCTTTTGCGGGAAGGGGGGAGGCCCCGAGGGCCTCCGGGGCTCAGGGTCCGACGATGGCGAGCGCGCCGCGCTCGAAGTCGATGAGCTGGCGGGCCACCGTGCGCACGTCCTCGGCCGTCACCGCCGCCACGCGGTCCGCGTAGTGGAGGAAGTTCTCCAGGCCCAGGTCGTAGCACGCGTCCAGCGCGAGCATCGCCGCGCGCGCGCCGTTGCGCTGCAGGCCGATCTCATGGGTGCCGATGAGGTGCTGTTTGGCGCGGGCGAGCTCTGCCTCGGGGATGGGCTCGTCGCGCACGCGGGCCAGCTCCTCGCGGATGCCGGCGAGCGCGGCCTCCACCTTCTCGGGGCTGGTGCCCATGTAGACGGCGAAGTAGCCGGGGTCCACGCCCTCCATGGAGAAGCTGCTGACGCTGTAGGCCATGGAGCGCTTGTCGCGCAGCTCCACGAAGAGGCGCCCGCCCTGGCCGCTCAACAGCGTGGAGAGCACCTCCAGCGCGTGCCGCCGGCCGTCGCCCACCCGCAGGCCCTGGAAGCCCAGTACGAGGTGCGTCTGCGCGCGCGCCAGCACCCGCTTGTCCGAGCGCGAGGACTCGGGGGGCGGCTCGAGCTGGATTCGTGGCGGAGGCACCGCACGGCCGCGGGACGTGCCAAAGGCCTCGTGCGCGAGGGCGAGCACCTCGTCCACCCTCACGTCGCCCACCACGCTCAGGATGAGCTGCGAGGGATCCATGTGCGCTGCGTGGTAGGCGCGCAGCGCGTCCGGCCCCAGCCTCTCCACCGAGGACTGCTCGCCGAGCGGAGACAGCCGGTACGGGTGCGAGCGGAAGAGGGTCCGGCCGAAGAGGTCGAACACCAGGCCACTGGGTTTGTCCTCGCGGGTGAGGATGTCCTGCAGCAGCAGGGCACGCTCACGCGTCACCTCGGCCTCGGGGAAGCTGGGGTTCAGGAGGCAGTCCGCGAAGAGACGGAAGGCCGCCTGGAAGTGGCGGGAGAGGAACTCGCCGCGCAGGCCCACCGAGTTGCGTCCGCCCTGGCCCGAGAGCGAGCCGGCGAAGCTGTCGATGAGGTGGGAGATCTCCTCCGCGTCGTGCGAGGGCGTGCCCCGGGTGATGCTGCGGCCGAGCAGCGTGGTGAGGCCGTTGGTCTCCGGCGTCTCGTAGCGCAGGCCGCCAGGGAAGGCGGCGCGCATGGCGAAGAGGGGGACGGCCCGCTCCTCGCGCACGAGGATGCGCGCTCCCGAGGGCAGCCGCTCCTGCACCACCTTGCCCGGAGAGGCCGGCGAGGTGCGGCCCATGCGCGGCGCGGGCTCGGTGGCGGAGGCCCTGGGGGCCCGGCGCTCGGGCGGGGCGGCGGGCGTCTCGCGCGACACCCGGTCCAATATCTCCTCGGCCTGCTCCGCGCCGAAGGAAGCGCCCTGGGGCATCAGTCCGGTGACGATGGTCTGGTCGAAGCGCAGGTAGCGCTCGGCCACCTCGCGGATGCGCTCGGGGGTGAGCCGGGCGATGGCCTCGTAGTAGCGCGCCTCCGCCTCCAGGTCCCCCATGGAGGACTGGTAGTGGCCCATCTTGCGCGCCAGGCCCTGCACCGTCTCGCGCTGGTAGACGGACTCGGCCTCGATGAGGGCCTTCACGGTGGCCAGCTCGTCCGCGGGCACCAGGCCCGTGCGCATGGCGGCCAGCACCCGCACCGTCTCCTCGAGCGCCTGCGGCAGCTTCGCGGGTGGCAGCGTGAGGCTGGTGGCGAAGAGGCCCGGATCCCTCGGCGTGTAGGCGTACGCGTGGACGTCGTTGACGAGGCTGCGCTTGCGCTTCACCTCCAGCACCAGCCGCGAGGCGTCCCCCTGGCCGGCGAGCATGGCCAGTGCGTCCAGCGCGGGCACGTCCGGGTGGTCCGCCTGGGGAATGAGGAAGGCGAGGTTGAGGTAGGCCTCCTTCACCTCGTCCGGACGCAGCATCACGCGGCGGCGGGCCACCTCGGGCTCGCGCGCACGGACCACGCCGCCCTCGTAGGGCCGGCCCCAGTCTCCGCCGAAGATGTCCTCCACCCACCGGCGCAGCTCCGCCTCGGTGAAGTCACCCGCGGCGGACAGCACCAGGTTCCGCGGGGTGTAGTGCCGCCGGTAGAACTCGAGCACCTTGTTCCGGTCGAAGCTGCGCACGCTCTCCGCGGTGCCGATGACGGGGAGGCGGTAGGGGTGCATCTGGTAGGCGGTGGAGAAGAGATCCCTCGAGGCGCGCCGGGCCGGGGTGTCCTGGCTGCGTTTGATCTCCTCGCACACCACCTCGATTTCGCGCGCCAGCTCGTCGGCGTCGAAGGCGGAGGAGCGGATGGCGTCGCCGAGGATGTCCAGCCCCATGCGGGCGAACTGGCTGGCGATGACGATGTGGTAGACCGTCTGGTCGAAGGACGTCCAGGCGTTGATCTCCCCGCCGTGGGCCTCCACGTCGCGGGCGATCTCCCCGGGGCCCCGGCGGGCGGTGCCCTTGAAGAGCATGTGCTCGTGCAGGTGCGCGAGCCCGGCCTGGTCGGGGCGCTCGTCGGCGCTGCCGGCCTTGACCCACACCTGGAAGGCGGCCACCCGGGCCGCGTGCTGCTCCTCGAAGACGACGGTGAGTCCGTTGGGAAGTGTGTAGCGCTGAGCCATGGAACGTCTGAACCTGTCACCGGCAGTGGGGGTAGGCAAGACGAGCCGGAGCCCTTTCCGACCAGTCCCTAACGCCCGGGGTGTTTCACCGCGACCCTGTTGTGAGCCTGGAAACCAGCCGGGAGGGCGGGATGCGCGGGAGCCGCGGAGGCCGCTGGAGAAGAGGGCTCGCGGACGTTAACCTCGGCGGGATGGGGTCGTCAGAGGAGATGGATCCGCTCGCGGAGCTGCGTGAAAGCCTGGTGGAGGAGGTGGCCGGGTCCTCGGACTCCACGGCCGCGCGTCCTCAGGCCCCGTCCGTGCCTCCTCCATTGCCGCCGCGCAAGGCCTCGCCCGCCACCCCGGCCGCCTTCAGACCCGCCATGTCCCTGCCGTCCGTGCAGGGGACCTCTCGGAGCGCCGAGCCCCCGGCCGCCACGGCGCGTCCGGTGGGGACGGCGGACCCCTTCTCCGAGCCGCCCGAGCCGCGCATGCCCCTGGGCAGCGCGCCGGAGGAGAAGCTCGAGCACTTCCGCGCGGTGGTGAAGCAGAAGACGGAGACGCTGACCCGCGCCCGGGCCCTGTACGAGGAGCGCGAGGCCGAGCTCCAGGCCCTGCGCGTCTCCGAGGCCACGCTGCGCAGGCAGCTGATGGAGGCGCGGGAGCAGCTCGCGGGGGTGAAGGAGCTGCCCGCGAAGCTGGAGCAGGCCTCGGCGGCGCTGGCTCGCGAGTCGGCGCGCACGGCGGCGGCCGAGGCGAAGGTGGCGGAGCTCGAGGGCGAGCTGCAGTTGGTGGAGGAGGACCGCAAGGACCTGTCGCGCTCGCTGGCCGAGGTGGAGGCGGAGCTGTCGCGCGTCACCAGCGAGCTGCAACACGAGCGGAGCTCGCGCGGCTCCATCGCCGAGGAGCTGGTGGGGGCGAAGGAGGCCCTGTCGCTGGCGCAGGACCGGGTGGCGGAGCTGGCCGCCGAGCGCGCCGAGATGCAGGGGGCGCTGGAGGCCGTCCGCGAGCAGTACCAGGCGAACCTGGCCGAGCTGGAGCGCACCGGCGAGGAGCTGCGGGAGCGGGAGCTCGCCGACGAGGAGCGGGCGGGCGGGGCGGAGCGGGTGGCCGAGCTGGAGGCGGAGGTCGCGTCGCTGAGGGAGGCCCTGGCGGCGAGCGAGGCCGAGGTGGTGCAGCTGCGCGACCGGATGGAGGCGGACGCGTCCGCGCTGGGCGAGGCGGCGGAGCAGGCCGAGACACAGGTGGCGGCGCTGCGGGCCGAGTTCGAGGCGGCGGAGGCGGATCGCAAGGATCTCTCCCGGTCGCTGGCGGACGTGGAGGCGGAGCTGGCGCGCGTGCAGGCCCAGGCGAAGGAGGAGGCGGAGTACACGGCGGCGGCCCAGTCCCGGGTGGTCGAGCTGGAGGCCGAGCTGAAGACGCTGGAATCGGACCGGCAGGATCTCTCCCGGGCGCTGGCGGACGTGGAGGCGGAGCTGGGCCGGGCGCGGGAGCAGGCGGAGCAGCGGGACGCGAGCGAGGCGGAGGAGGAGCTGGAGGTGGAGGAGCTGGACGCCGAGCGCCGGGCCCAGGAGGCCGAGGAGCAGGTGCTGCGGTTGCGGCAGCGGGTGACGATGCTGGAGGGCGCGCTGGAGGCCTCGCGAGGCAAGAACCCGGCGCCGGAGGCGGAGGCCCTGGTACGCGAGTCGTCCGAGGCGACCGCCGGGCTGGTGGCCGAGCGCGATCAGCTCAAGGAGGACGTGGCGGCGATGAAGCGCAAGCTGATGGCGGCGGAGACGGCCCTGGAGACGGCGGCCAGCTACAAGATGAAGCTGGCGCGGTTGGAGGCGCAGCTCGCGCAACTGCGCGGGGCGAAGTAGCGCGGAATGGACTTCGCGGGCCCCATCGATCCTCTCACCGGGACACCGGCGGCGCGCTTCGGGCTGTACGTGCACTTCCCGTACTGTCTGGCGAAGTGCCCGTACTGCGACTTCGCGGTGGCGGTGGTGCGGCAGGTCCCGGAGGAGCGCTACGCGCGCGCGGTGCTGGCGGAGCTGGACGCGCGGCTGGAGGCGGAGCCCTCGCTGCGCGGACGGACGTTGGAGTCCATCTTCCTCGGAGGCGGCACGCCATCCATCTGGCACCCTCGCTGGGTGGCGCACGTGCTGGAGGGCGTGGCGGCGCGGCTGACGGTGGCGCCGGGCGCGGAGATCTCCCTGGAGGCCAACCCGAGTGTCGCGGACGCCGAGCGCTTCGCGGGCTACCGGTCGGCCGGAGTCAACCGGCTCTCGCTGGGCGTGCAGTCCTTCCAGGACGAGACGCTGAAGGCGCTGGGGCGCGAGCACACCGGCACGCAGGCGGTGGCGGCATACGAGACGGCACGGCGGGCGGGCTTCGACGTGGTGTCCATGGACTTCATCTATGGCGTGCATGGACAGACGCGGGCGCAGGCGCAGGCGGACGCGCGTCAGGCCGCGGCACTGGAGCCCGAGCACCTGTCCACCTACGCGCTGACGGTGGAGCGCGAGTCGCTGGCGGTGGCCACGCCCCTGTCGAGGCAGCTCGACAAGGGGGAGCTGGCGCTGCCTCCGGACGAGGAGGTGGTGGAGATGACGAAGGCCATCCACGACGCCTACGCCGCGCACGGGCTGCGTCGCTATGAGATCTCCAACCACGCGCGTCCGGGGTTCCACTCACGGCACAACGCGCTCTACTGGACGGGGGGCGAGTACCTCGCGCTGGGCGTGGGAGCCACGGGGATGCTGCTCACGTCCAGGCCGGGTGAGCGGCCCGCGGGTTACCGCTACGTGGACCTGCGTGGCTCGGATGCGTACATGCGGGCGGCGGAGGAGGGGAAGCTTCCGGAGTCCAGTCGCGAGGAGCTGAGCCCCCAGGAGCTCTTCGAGGAGCGGCTGGCCATGGGGCTGCGGCTGCGCTCCGGGGTGGACTGGGAGGCGGTGTGCGCGCTCTACGGTCAGGACCCGGCGCCGCGCCGGGCGGAGGTGGCGCGGCTGGTCCAGCACGGGCTGGCGAGGCTCGAGGGCCGGCGCCTCGTGCTCACCGACGCGGGCGCGGACGTGCACAGCGCCATCAGCGCGCGGCTCTTGTAACTGGCGCTTGCCCATAGGAGCAACCGACATGGACAACCTGTTCGCGCTTCCGAATCCGTTGCCAGAGGAGGAGACGTTCGAGCCGCTCCTGCCGGACAGGGGCGTCCTCATCGAGCGCATCGTCTCCACGGGACAGGCTTCACCTCCCGGCCACTGGTACGACCAGGCGCGGGACGAGTGGGTCGTCCTCCTTCAGGGGCGCGCGAAGCTCGCCTGGGAGGACGGCCGGACCCGCGAGCTCGGTCCGGGCGATTACGCCTTCCTCCCCGCCCATGAACGGCACCGCGTGGAGTGGACCTCCCGCGAGCCTCCGTGCATCTGGCTCGCCGTGCACGGAGACTTGCGCGGCGTCAGGGGCTGACCTGCCCGCGTGGGGGAGGGGCGGTCTGCTTGGGAGCGCGCGGGAGTGGGGGCGGAACGGGCGTCACCAGCTCCACGCGTCCCTCACGGTAGAGGGCGGTGACCTTGCCTCCGCGAATCTCCAGCGCGGAGACGTGGCGGCCGTAGCCGGTGCTCAGGCCGGTGTCGATGAACACCGCCTTGCCTCCGAAGCGGGTACGGACCTTCCCATCGCGGTCGGTGGTGTGCCCCATCACCATCCGCTTCGCGCCGAACCGCTTCAGCACCTCGTCGAGCGCGAGCCCCGCGCCCTGCTCCTCGCCCAGCGCGTAGCCGCGGAACCACAGCGGCCCCTGCGGATTCGCCGCGCCGCCAGGCGGATTGCCGGGGAACAGATCTTGCCGCACCCAGCGGTTGAGCTCGGCCAGGGTCTTCGCGGGGACCTGCGGCGAGACTCCACCGTGCACGAAGAGCGTGTCGTCGATGCGCACCACCGCCGGGTGCCGGCGCAGCCACTGGCCGTAGCGTCCGGTCGGCCCGTACGCCGCGCGATGCCCGTCGAACCCGCGCGGCGAGCCGGACGTCTCCGGCCCGGTGGCCTGGTCCGCGAACGAGGCCAGCTCGCCCGGGGAGACGTAGCGCAGGTCCCCGAGCATGTTCATCACCTCGTGGTTGCCCAGCAGCGCGTGCACCCGGCCGCCCGCCGCGAGCGCCTCGCCCTCCAGCCGCATCAGCAGCTCGAAGGCCTCGCGGGTCTTCTCCCCGCGATCCGGGATGTCCCCCGTCTGCACCAGGTGCGTCTTGCCGCCACTCCAGCGCCCCTTGTCATCGAGCAGGCCCGCCAGCCGCAGCGCTTCCTTCAGCGCGTCCACGTCGCCGTGCACGTCCCCCACCGCCACCACACGCTCCACGCCGGAGAAGGTGTCGGGGACCGCGTCCTCCAGATGGGGTGGAGCCGGAGTGGCCGGCGCGGAGGGCGCCGCCGCCAGCAGCAGCGGGACGAGCAAGGGAACCAGGAGTCGACGGGGAGCGGGAGGGGGACAGGACACGATGCTTGCCTCGGGTGGAGACCCTCACCCTAACCCTCTCCCAGAGGGAGAGGGGATTTGAAACGGAAGCGGGGGGGGGGGGGGGGGGGGGGGGGGGGGGGGGGGGCCCCGCCCCCCCCCGCTTCTACCCGGCCGTGTGCCGGGGACCGTAGGAGACGGGGTTACCTGGCCTGCCCGCCCTCGTCGCCGGTCACCTTCAGGATGTTGAACTCCACGCGGCGGTTGTTCTCACGGCCGGCCGACGTCTTGTTGGTGTCCACGGGCTTCGTCTCCCCGAAGCCCACCGCCTCGAGGCGCTCCGCGGCGATGCCCTCACGGATGAGGAAGGCGCGCACGTTGTTCGCGCGGCGCTGTGACAGCTTCAGGTTGCTGGCGTCGTTGCCCTGGTCGTCCGTGTGGCCTTCCACGCGCAGCTTCTCGATCTGCGGGTTGGCGCGCAGCACCGTCCCCACCTGCTTCAGCAGGTCGAAGGACTTGGGAAGGATGACGTCCTTGGCCGTGGCGAAGTAGACCTTCTCCAGGATGACGATGCGGTTGGCCTCCAGGCGCACCTTGGACTTGCCCTCGTCGGGGCAGCCGTCGTCGTCCTTCACGCCGTTGATGACCTCGGGCTGGTTGGGGCACTGGTCCTCCCAGTCCGGCACGCCGTCCTTGTCGTTGTCCGGATCCGGGCAGCCGTCGGTGTCCTGGAAGCCGTCCACGTCCTCGGCGGCGCTCGGGCACTTGTCCTTGTCGTCCGTGAGGCCGTCCTTGTCCGAGTCCGCGGGCGGAACCTCGTCCGGGCAGCCGTCGTCGTCCTGGACACCGTTCTTCGTCTCGGGCTGCAGGGGGCACTTGTCCTGCGTGTCGACGATGCCATCCGCGTCGTTGTCGGGGTCGGGGCAGCCGTCCTCATCCTCGAAGCCGTCCACGTCCTCGGCGCCAGCCGGGCACTTGTCCTGGTCGTCCGTGAGCGCATCCCCATCCGTGTTGGCGGGAGGGGGCGGGGCGTGCTCACCGGGCTGCGTCCAGTCGATGCCGGCGAAGACGCGGAAGCCCGGCGTGCCGTAGCCGCGGGTGATGCCCGGGCCACCGCCCACGTGGGCCGCCAGACCCGGGTTGATGCGGTACTGCACCGCCGCGAGGAACTCCAGCGGACGCTCCTCCATGTCCTGGTCCGTCAGCCCGAACGCGCCGGCGAGGTTGGCCCGGAGCGCGAGCTTCTCGGAGAGGGGCACCTGGGCGCCCACCGCGTACATCAGCTCGTTGCCCGTGCGCAGGTTGCGCACCTGCTCCGCGCGCTGGAGGTTGGCGCCCACGTTGGCCACCAGCCGCAGGCCGTTGTCGTTGCCCCACTCGGCGATGAGCTGGGGCCGGACGCCCACGCTCGAGCCGCCGCGAAAGGCCTTGCCGCCCGCGCTGGGAAACAGCACGGGGACGACGACACCCAGGTCGAACCGGCCCGCGGACAGCAGGTGCGCCTTGGGCACCAGCCGCACGTCACCCAGGCCCGCGCCGGTCACCCCCTGCTGGAGGGCCGGCGAGGGGGAGGGGCCGCTCTGCGAGGCCTGGTACGTGATGGGCAGCGCGACGCCCAGCTCGAACCGGTCCCACAGGGAGAGGGAGCCCATCAGGTCCAGCGTCATCTGGTGGGCGACGATCTGGTAGATGAAGTCGTCCTGACGGGGGTCGAGGAAGCCCAGCGGGTCGCTCGCGTAGTTGAGCGAGGCCCCCAGGTGCCAGCCGAGGTGGCCGTCCACCTTGGCGCCGGAGACACCGAGGATGTCGGTGGCGCCAGGGCCGGGCTTGTAGCGCTGCACGTCGACGGACTGGGACAGCGGGGAGGAGGCCGGAGCCTGGGCGTCCGCCGCCGGAGCGGACAGCACGCCCAGGAGGCCCATCAGCCCGCCGGCCACCGCGGTGCCACGGCGCGAGGAGCGCCGCGAGCCCATCAGCGGCACGGCGAGCAGCAGCGCCGCCAGCCACACCAGGGGCGAGCCACCCGAGGTGCTGCAACCACGGCCGGCCACGATGAGGTCGTCCATGTCGTCCAGCGGGTTGGTGTTGCTCTTCACCTCGTCACCGTCCTTGACGCCACCGTGGTCGGTGTCGGGGTCCCTCGGGTCGGTCTCTCCGGACTCGAAGAGGCCGTTCTGGTTGCTGTCCTCGTCGCCGTCCTGGAGGCCGTCCTTGTCGGTGTCCACGTCGTTCGGGTCGGTCTCGTCGGACTCGAAGCGGCCATTGTGGCTGCGGTCCTCGTCGCCGTCCTTGATGCCGTCGTTGTCGGTGTCGGGGTTCTTCGGATTGGTGGTGGTGGACGGATCCTCGTCCGGCACGAAGTCCGGCGAGTTGAGGTCGGTGCCCGCGGGAGCGGTGTCGCGTGTCACGCCCAACTCGGTGCCGTCCTTGATGCCGTCGTTGTCGCTGTCCGGGTCACGCGCGTCGATGAGGCCGTCCCCGTCCGTGTCCGTGAGACCATCCTTGCCATCGGGCACGCCATCGTTGTCGGTGTCCGAGTCGTTCGGGTCGAGACCCCGATCGACTTCGATGACGTCGGGTACGCCGTCACCATCGGTGTCCTTGTCATCCCTGGCATCGTTCGGGTTGGTCTCACCCTGGTCGATGCGGCCGTTGTGGTTCTTGTCCTCGTCGCCGTCCTTGACGCCACCGTGGTCGGTGTCGGAGTCGAGCGGGTTCGTCGTGGTGCTCGGGTCCGCGTCGGGGATGAAGATGCCTGTGTCGGTACCGTTGCCCTGGGGCGAGGTGAGGCCCGACTCGGTGCCGTCCTGGATGCCGTCGCCATCCGTGTCGCGGTTGCGCGGGTCGGTCTCGCCGGCGTCCACCTTACCGTTGTGGTTCTTGTCCTCGTTGCCATCGGTGATGCCGTCGTCGTCGGAGTCGGCGTCGAGCGGGTTCGTCGTGGTGCTCGGGTCCGCGTCGGGGACGAAGACATTCGTGTTGGTACCGGAGCCCTGGGGCGAGGTGAGGCCCGACTCGGTGCCGTCCTGGATGCCGTCGCCGTCCGTGTCAGGGTTGCGCGGATCGGTCTCGCCGGGGTCCACCTTGCCGTCGTGGTTCTTGTCCTCGTTGCCGTCGGTGATGCCGTCGTCGTCGGAGTCGGCGTCGTTCGGGTTGGTGCCGTTGGCCGTCTCGATGGTGTCGGGGATTCCGTCACCGTCGGAGTCATTGCTGGAGCGGTTGACCGTCCAAGTATAGCTCTCGGGAGTGGGATCGACGAGACCGGTGCTCGGGTCCTTGGCGCGTACCCTGAAGGTGTGGGAGCCATTGCTCAGGTCCGTGAACTTCCACGGGCTGGTGCACGCCGCCCAGGCGCCGTTATCGAGGCTGCACTCGAACGTGGCGCCGCTCGTGGGCGAGGTGAACGTGAAGGTGTCCGAGGTGCCCGTGCTGACGGACGGCGGAGTTCCGGTGAGCTGGGTTTCCGGTGGGGTAGGGGTCGTATTCCCGACGGTGAAGGTGCGGGGCTGCGTGACGAGGATGTTGCCCATCGTGTCGGTCGCCACGGCTTCGATCGTGTGCGAGCCATCCGCCAGCGGGGTGGTGGGCGTGCAGCTCCAGTTGCCGTTGGCATCCGCGACGGTGGAGCACAGGGGCTTGCCGCCTTCGTAGACGGTGACGCTGCTGCCCGGGTCGGCCGTACCCGAGATGGGCGGCGTGTGGTTGCTCGTGGTCGAGCCCTGGGTGGGGGTGAGG from Archangium lipolyticum carries:
- a CDS encoding OmpA family protein, yielding MSRAPEDVTRDLIRVSRWLTVVPALLLLLGATAHAVGEPQWCVVNGNVIPGGCFRARADADQRGDFALIGNVMGYDCRGVMPKPLAPVGGPTLPGGESSCSQEYVADDSALDMYWTFQGDTLVGNKDVANTQSSSQAMLELPPGAQVTFARLYWSATIKNLANTLANPQPDTQVVLSRPGTNGFTQTLNVNSLEDPSPIWWSQKWTPQEQYDYQSSVDVTQLVRAHGAGIYRVSGVDSIPKVAGVYSDTMYSAWWMVVIYRDETQTMRSLRLFDGMRGIHNETQEVLVSGFVLPPDSYNAKLGVVAFEGDQQNGTSDTNDVICVSDASDGGTMPVTCDETATGYLLGDDGGTVTVAGGLTLNNGAVLNQVKVNPATDFFNSSRTYMGVPVSRDGDLPRTSGHAGTSPGIDIDVADMSSRIGVDNKTIRVSVATKDDIFWLAGLITSVDTLAPDFSNTIKRVTPITTGANGEVRVGDILEYAITTTNTGTDTSKDTVLTDKLPPELAYVDKSLKLKVGNSTVDLTDNVGDDVGEYSGGTITVRLGQGATGSTGGKMKVGDSATIIFRVTITSSAGSTVKNQALIGAAGEAGAPYKIRGTSAPAAGFPSGSTTTPIGRAPPAILTPTQGSTTSNHTPPISGTADPGSSVTVYEGGKPLCSTVADANGNWSCTPTTPLADGSHTIEAVATDTMGNILVTQPRTFTVGNTTPTPPETQLTGTPPSVSTGTSDTFTFTSPTSGATFECSLDNGAWAACTSPWKFTDLSNGSHTFRVRAKDPSTGLVDPTPESYTWTVNRSSNDSDGDGIPDTIETANGTNPNDADSDDDGITDGNEDKNHDGKVDPGETDPRNPDTDGDGIQDGTESGLTSPQGSGTNTNVFVPDADPSTTTNPLDADSDDDGITDGNEDKNHNGKVDAGETDPRNRDTDGDGIQDGTESGLTSPQGNGTDTGIFIPDADPSTTTNPLDSDTDHGGVKDGDEDKNHNGRIDQGETNPNDARDDKDTDGDGVPDVIEVDRGLDPNDSDTDNDGVPDGKDGLTDTDGDGLIDARDPDSDNDGIKDGTELGVTRDTAPAGTDLNSPDFVPDEDPSTTTNPKNPDTDNDGIKDGDEDRSHNGRFESDETDPNDVDTDKDGLQDGDEDSNQNGLFESGETDPRDPDTDHGGVKDGDEVKSNTNPLDDMDDLIVAGRGCSTSGGSPLVWLAALLLAVPLMGSRRSSRRGTAVAGGLMGLLGVLSAPAADAQAPASSPLSQSVDVQRYKPGPGATDILGVSGAKVDGHLGWHLGASLNYASDPLGFLDPRQDDFIYQIVAHQMTLDLMGSLSLWDRFELGVALPITYQASQSGPSPSPALQQGVTGAGLGDVRLVPKAHLLSAGRFDLGVVVPVLFPSAGGKAFRGGSSVGVRPQLIAEWGNDNGLRLVANVGANLQRAEQVRNLRTGNELMYAVGAQVPLSEKLALRANLAGAFGLTDQDMEERPLEFLAAVQYRINPGLAAHVGGGPGITRGYGTPGFRVFAGIDWTQPGEHAPPPPANTDGDALTDDQDKCPAGAEDVDGFEDEDGCPDPDNDADGIVDTQDKCPLQPETKNGVQDDDGCPDEVPPADSDKDGLTDDKDKCPSAAEDVDGFQDTDGCPDPDNDKDGVPDWEDQCPNQPEVINGVKDDDGCPDEGKSKVRLEANRIVILEKVYFATAKDVILPKSFDLLKQVGTVLRANPQIEKLRVEGHTDDQGNDASNLKLSQRRANNVRAFLIREGIAAERLEAVGFGETKPVDTNKTSAGRENNRRVEFNILKVTGDEGGQAR